One window from the genome of Diceros bicornis minor isolate mBicDic1 chromosome 1, mDicBic1.mat.cur, whole genome shotgun sequence encodes:
- the PTTG1 gene encoding securin isoform X2, translating to MATLIFVDKENGEPGTRVAPKDGLKLGPFKALDGRSQVSTPHVGKMFDAPPALPKTARKALGTVNRATEKSVKTNGPLKQKQTTFSAKKMTEKTVKAKTSVPASDDTYPEIEKFFPFNPLDFESFDLPEEHQIAHLPLNGVPLMILDEERELEKLLHLGPPSPLKMPSPPWESNALQSPSSILSTLDVALPPVCYDLDI from the exons ATGGCTACTCTGATCTTTGTTGATAAGGAAAATGGAGAACCAGGCACCCGTGTGGCTCCTAAGGATGGGCTGAAGCTGGGGCCTT TCAAAGCCTTGGATGGGAGATCTCAGGTTTCAACACCACATGTGGGCAAAATGTTTGATGCTCCACCAGCCTTACCTAAAACTGCCAGAAAGGCTTTGGGAACTGTCAACAGAGCTACAGAAAAGTCAGTTAAGACCAATGGACCCCTCAAACAGAAACAGACAACCTTCTCTGCCAAAAAG ATGACCGAGAAGACTGTTAAAGCAAAAACCTCTGTTCCTGCGTCAGATGACACCTATCCAGAAATAGAGAAATTCTTTCCCTTCAATCCTCTAG ATTTTGAGAGTTTCGACCTGCCTGAAGAGCACCAGATTGCACACCTCCCCTTGAATGGAGTGCCTCTCATGATCCTCGATGAGGAGAGGGAACTTGAAAAGCTATTGCATCTGGGTCCCCCTTCACCTCTGAAGATGCCCTCTCCACCGTGGGAGTCCA ATGCGCTGCAGTCTCCCTCAAGCATTCTGTCCACCCTGGATGTTGCATTGCCACCCGTTTGCTATGACTTAGACATTTAA
- the PTTG1 gene encoding securin isoform X1 — protein MATLIFVDKENGEPGTRVAPKDGLKLGPSVKALDGRSQVSTPHVGKMFDAPPALPKTARKALGTVNRATEKSVKTNGPLKQKQTTFSAKKMTEKTVKAKTSVPASDDTYPEIEKFFPFNPLDFESFDLPEEHQIAHLPLNGVPLMILDEERELEKLLHLGPPSPLKMPSPPWESNALQSPSSILSTLDVALPPVCYDLDI, from the exons ATGGCTACTCTGATCTTTGTTGATAAGGAAAATGGAGAACCAGGCACCCGTGTGGCTCCTAAGGATGGGCTGAAGCTGGGGCCTT CAGTCAAAGCCTTGGATGGGAGATCTCAGGTTTCAACACCACATGTGGGCAAAATGTTTGATGCTCCACCAGCCTTACCTAAAACTGCCAGAAAGGCTTTGGGAACTGTCAACAGAGCTACAGAAAAGTCAGTTAAGACCAATGGACCCCTCAAACAGAAACAGACAACCTTCTCTGCCAAAAAG ATGACCGAGAAGACTGTTAAAGCAAAAACCTCTGTTCCTGCGTCAGATGACACCTATCCAGAAATAGAGAAATTCTTTCCCTTCAATCCTCTAG ATTTTGAGAGTTTCGACCTGCCTGAAGAGCACCAGATTGCACACCTCCCCTTGAATGGAGTGCCTCTCATGATCCTCGATGAGGAGAGGGAACTTGAAAAGCTATTGCATCTGGGTCCCCCTTCACCTCTGAAGATGCCCTCTCCACCGTGGGAGTCCA ATGCGCTGCAGTCTCCCTCAAGCATTCTGTCCACCCTGGATGTTGCATTGCCACCCGTTTGCTATGACTTAGACATTTAA